Genomic segment of Mucilaginibacter sabulilitoris:
GGCGAATCATTAGACAAAGCATTGAAACGCTTCAAAAAGAAATTCGAGAAAACAGGCGTATTAAGAGAACTTCGCAGCCGTCAGGCATTCGAAAAAAAATCTGTAACTCGTCGTCATGTTGTTAAACATGCCATCTACAAGCAGAATATGAACTTAGAAACTGTCTAAATCCCTTAAAAGATTTTTTCAAATTTCTTAACACTATATTAAAACTATTTGTACATTCATTGTCTGGATGTTCAAATAGTTTTTATGTTTTTAGAGCGTTTTATCCAATACATTAAATTCGAAAAGCGGTACTCTCCACATACGGTATCTGCCTATGAATCAGATCTGGATCAGTTCATGCTCTTCCTTAATAGCCCCGGTAATGCCGGCATTGTTCCCGAACCAGCTGTTACCCATCCCAACCAGATAAGCTATCATGACATTCGTAACTGGATGGTTGAATTGATAGACCAGAAACTTACGGCCCGCTCTGTAAACCGTAAAATGGCTACCCTGCGCAAATACTTTAAGTTTTTATTGCAGGAGGGTATTATTACTGAAAACCCGACATCAAAAGTACGTTCGCAAAAAATACCAAAAAAGCTACCGGTGGTAGTTGAAGGCGACCACCTTGCCCAAATGCTTGACAGCGACGAAGTATTTGCCGCCGATTTCACCGGCCAGCGCGATAAGCTGGTTGTTGAAATGCTTTTTGGTACCGGCATGCGCCTGGCCGAATTGCTGGGCATTAAAGATCAGGATATTAACGATTATGAGGGTACGCTGAAGGTGCTTGGGAAACGCAATAAAGAGCGTATTATCCCTATTAATACCGAGCTACGTATATTATTGGGAAAATACCTGGAGTTAAAGAAAAATCAAAATTTTGATAACAATTCCGCAACATTAATCGTTACAAGTAAAGGAGCTGATGCTTACCCGAAACTAATATATTCAATAGTGCATAAATACCTCTCCAACATATCAACCCAGGATAAAAGAAGCCCTCACGTACTCAGGCACACGTTTGCAACAAGCTTGTTGAACAACGGGGCCGATTTAAATTCGATCAAAGAACTTTTGGGCCACGCCAATTTAAGTGCCACCCAAATTTATACACACAATTCAGTTGAAAGATTAAAGTCTATTTACAAACAAGCCCATCCAAAGGCGTAATTAAGGAGGAAACATGAAAATTACAGTGCAATCAATTCATTTTACCGCAGACAGGAAACTATTAGATTTTATTCAGAGAAAAGCTGACAAACTCGATACTTTTTATGACCAGATAATTAGTGGCGAGGTTTACTTAAAGCTTGAGAATGTGGAAGATGAGGCAAATAAGATAACGGAAATAAAATTGTTACTCCCCGGCAACCAGATTTTCGCGAAAGAAAAGTGCAAAAGTTTTGAAGAAGCGACAGATTTGGCCATCGAAAGCCTGCGCAAGCAGATAGAAAAGCACAAACAGAAAAAAACAATAGCTGACGCCGCGGCCAAAAAGGCCATCCTGATGGCGGCAGAAGACGATTTATAAGCCCTAAAAAGGCCTTTTTAAGGAAAAAATCGACGGGTTTATAATCCGTCGATTTTTTTTGATAAAAAATTTTGTACAGGTTTAAATTTTTGTAGATTTGCAATCCCTTTCAGAGAGGTGCTGACTGCAGCAAATTTTTGTGAAGATTGTTCTTTAAAATATAAAAAACCTTATTAGTTTTGCCGCTCTGATTTTTAAGACCTGTTAAGGCTTAACAATTAAGAAAGGTAAAATAAATATAAGCCTCCTTAGCTCAGCTGGTAGAGCGACTGACTTGTAATCAGTAGGTCATTGGTTCGATCCCGATAGGAGGCTCTGTTTTTTTCGGAAGCGTAATGTTTAGCTTCAACTTTGGACATTACAAAGCCGAAATTAACAAATGGGGGGATACCAGAGCGGTCAAATGGGACGGACTGTAAATCCGTTGCTTCGGCTACGAAGGTTCGAATCCTTCTCCCCCCACTGGAAGATTCCAGAATAGCTAAATTCTAAATTCTAAAATTGTTTTGGAGTTTAGAGTTTAGTTTTTGGAATTTAAAAAAAGCGGAAGTAGCTCAGTTGGTAGAGCGATAGCCTTCCAAGCTATAGGTCGCGAGTTCGAACCTCGTCTTCCGCTCGGTTGGTTCAAGAAGAAGAATTGTTCATTAGTGCTGAATTGAAAAGACCAATGAACCAGTAAACAAATGAACCAATGACCAAAAGCATAAGCCGACGTAGCTCAGGGGTAGAGCACTTCCTTGGTAAGGAAGAGGTCATGGGTTCAAATCCCATTGTTGGCTCAATAGAATAAAGAATAAAACAGAATACATTTTAAGTATAAAATTAACCTACAAATAATAAAATAAATCATGGCAAAAGAAAAGTTTGACCGCAGTAAACCGCACTTAAACATCGGTACAATCGGTCACGTTGACCACGGCAAAACAACCCTTACTGCAGCTATCACTAAAGTATTAGCTGATGCAGGTTTATCAGAAGCTCGTTCATTTGATTCAATTGACTCAGCTCCTGAAGAAAAAGAGCGTGGTATTACCATCAACACTGCCCACGTTGAATATTCAACTGCTAACCGTCACTATGCTCACGTTGACTGTCCAGGTCACGCGGATTATGTGAAAAACATGGTTACTGGTGCTGCTCAGATGGATGGTGCAATCATTGTTGTTGCTGCAACTGACGGTCCGATGCCTCAAACCCGCGAACACATCCTGTTGGCACGTCAGGTAGGTGTACCTGCACTTGTTGTTTTCATGAACAAGGTTGACATGGTTGATGATCCGGAATTATTAGAATTAGTTGAAATGGAAATTCGTGAATTATTATCATTCTACGAATATCCAGGTGATGATATCCCAGTTATCCAGGGTTCTGCTTTGGGTGGTCTGAACGGCGATCCAAAATGGGTTGGCAAAATTATGGAATTGATGGAAGCTGTTGATAACTACATCCCAATTCCTCCACGTTTAACTGATCTTCCATTCTTGATGCCAGTTGAAGACGTGTTCTCAATCACCGGTCGTGGTACTGTTGCTACCGGTCGTATTGAGCGTGGTGTAATCAACTCTGGCGAGCCAGTTGATATCCTGGGTATGGGTGCTGAGAACTTAAAATCAACCGTAACTGGTGTTGAGATGTTCCGCAAGATCCTTGACCGTGGCGAAGCTGGTGACAACGTAGGTTTATTGTTACGTGGTATTGAAAAAACTGATATCCGTCGTGGTATGGTTATTTGCAAACCAGGTTCAGTAACTCCGCACACCGACTTCAAAGCAGAAGTTTACGTATTATCAAAAGCAGAAGGTGGCCGTCACACTCCATTCTTCAATAAATACCGTCCGCAATTCTATTTCCGTACAACTGACGTAACTGGTGAAATTTCACTGGCCGAAGGTGTAGAAATGGTTATGCCAGGTGATAACGTTACTATCACTGTAAAGTTGATTAACGCTATTGCCATGGAAAAAGGCTTACGTTTCGCTATCCGTGAAGGTGGCAGAACAGTAGGTGCTGGTCAGGTAACTGAAATTTTGAAATAAGAATTTCAAAAAGGTTAATTGGAAACATAAGTTTTACTGTAAAAAGTAAACTTATGTTTTCTTATTATAAAATATACACGGGAATAGTTCAATGGTAGAATAGAGGTCTCCAAAACCTTTGATCAGGGTTCGAATCCTTGTTCCCGTGCATAAGCAAATAACAGAAAATGGCAGGCGTAGCTGAATATATTAAAGAATCATACATCGAGTTAACTCAAAAGGTAACTTGGCCAACCTGGCGCGAATTGCAAAGCAGTGCC
This window contains:
- the rpsU gene encoding 30S ribosomal protein S21, which translates into the protein MIIINVKEGESLDKALKRFKKKFEKTGVLRELRSRQAFEKKSVTRRHVVKHAIYKQNMNLETV
- the tuf gene encoding elongation factor Tu, whose protein sequence is MAKEKFDRSKPHLNIGTIGHVDHGKTTLTAAITKVLADAGLSEARSFDSIDSAPEEKERGITINTAHVEYSTANRHYAHVDCPGHADYVKNMVTGAAQMDGAIIVVAATDGPMPQTREHILLARQVGVPALVVFMNKVDMVDDPELLELVEMEIRELLSFYEYPGDDIPVIQGSALGGLNGDPKWVGKIMELMEAVDNYIPIPPRLTDLPFLMPVEDVFSITGRGTVATGRIERGVINSGEPVDILGMGAENLKSTVTGVEMFRKILDRGEAGDNVGLLLRGIEKTDIRRGMVICKPGSVTPHTDFKAEVYVLSKAEGGRHTPFFNKYRPQFYFRTTDVTGEISLAEGVEMVMPGDNVTITVKLINAIAMEKGLRFAIREGGRTVGAGQVTEILK
- a CDS encoding tyrosine-type recombinase/integrase — its product is MYIHCLDVQIVFMFLERFIQYIKFEKRYSPHTVSAYESDLDQFMLFLNSPGNAGIVPEPAVTHPNQISYHDIRNWMVELIDQKLTARSVNRKMATLRKYFKFLLQEGIITENPTSKVRSQKIPKKLPVVVEGDHLAQMLDSDEVFAADFTGQRDKLVVEMLFGTGMRLAELLGIKDQDINDYEGTLKVLGKRNKERIIPINTELRILLGKYLELKKNQNFDNNSATLIVTSKGADAYPKLIYSIVHKYLSNISTQDKRSPHVLRHTFATSLLNNGADLNSIKELLGHANLSATQIYTHNSVERLKSIYKQAHPKA
- the hpf gene encoding ribosome hibernation-promoting factor, HPF/YfiA family, with product MKITVQSIHFTADRKLLDFIQRKADKLDTFYDQIISGEVYLKLENVEDEANKITEIKLLLPGNQIFAKEKCKSFEEATDLAIESLRKQIEKHKQKKTIADAAAKKAILMAAEDDL